A segment of the Lolium perenne isolate Kyuss_39 chromosome 3, Kyuss_2.0, whole genome shotgun sequence genome:
ACCGTTGCAATGAATTACTTAACGTTTACAATTTGGACATGGAAATTGCGCAAAATTACATGGATGCGGACCGCGGTGTACCGTTGGGACCGTTGGCAACCGCAAATTGACCTGGACCGCTCCACTATCCTTTAATTACATGCAATATATTTCTCCGGCAATTTCTCCATTTTGACTGTATATATAGGAGAGCTAGCAACCGCAAACTGACCTGGACCGCTCCACTATCCGTCGAAAACAACATACCAATCTAATAAATAGTTTAGCTATCTAAAATGCGGTCCACCGAAATTTCCCGCAAGCATGCGAGCTCAGCTGAAACAGGTGAGCTAATATCTCACAAACTTATTGCATTCGACGAGTATTTGTCCGCTTCGGGTCCTCCAGCCAGTCAATGTTCTCGCTATTCACTCTCTTCCGGCTGCTGCCCGTGCCCTAGTTCGTTACGTGTAGACCACGGTACCTCCCGCTTTGCTCAAGACTATAACGGACACCACTTCCATCACGAGGCCTCGGATCCCACCGCTGTTGTCAGAACTGCTGCATTAAATTATTTAGCCTTTAAAATGCAGACATGGAAATTGCATAAATTGCGTGGCTGCTCAGCAAATACAGAGTACCGTTGGGACCGCTTGCAACCGCAAACTGATCTGGACCGCTCCCACTATCAGCTGAAAATCTAAAAAGATCTAAACAAGCAGTGTATTAGCTGTCTAAAATGCGGTCCACCGCTGAAGATGGTGTGAAAATAGAGACGAGACACACCAAATTTCCAGCCAGCCTGGGAGCTCAGCCGAAACGGCTGAATTAATCTCTCCCAAACTTAACCCTGCCCTGTGTATGATCTACTTCTTCACATTTCGCAAATAGTAGTTTGCTTAATTTAGACCCTCTACCATACTTAACCCTACCCTTGTTAAGGTAAAAAAAAACCACGCGGAAAGCACAACAAACACaccggcgccaccaccaccgctaaTCCCATCCTCGCTCCTCGGTAACTTTTTGTTCCGATCCCACGATTCCTCACGAATTTTAGTCCCGCCGCTCCAAATTACTGCTGCCAACATGAATCGCCACGAACAGCTTTGGCCCGACGCGACTCACGCCAGGCTCGACAAACAGTTCGGTGCTGGCCGAACGGCACACGCACGCACGCGCCTTTCCCGAATTACGCCCTAAAGCGGCCCCCGTTGTTCTCCGCGTGGAACCATTTCAGTGAACAGCCACCGTTCATCCCAGGTGTCTAGTAGTAGTAGATCGCGTTTCCATTCAGCGTCTGGTGCGAAGCTAAGCTTTCGTCCGTTCATACACTGTGTTTGTCAACATTGTTCAACTGCCATTTCTGAACCTCGTGTGGGGTGGGTGCTAGTGGCGTGACAATGCGAACGCCATGCCAAAACCTAAATTACTAAGCTGAAGCAAAGTATTGGGTACGTTTATCACGCGAAGGCCATCTCCAACCGCAACCTGTAAACGGACATAACACGACCGTTGTTGTCCACCGAGCAAGAATATGAGCCCAAACGGCGACCTGTAAAGCGCCCTGCGTCCAATGAATATGTTTGTCTCGACGCATTTTCACCCTAATTTTAGGTTGGTTTTACGGCCTAGCGGATAGCTCGAGCGAATATTTGTCCGCTTCGGGTTCTCCAGCCAGTCATTTGGCTCCCTCTTCACTCTCTTCCAGCCAACGTCCGTGCCTTAGTTGGTTACTTGGAGACCACGGTACCTCCCGCCTTGCACAAGACCATAACGGACACCACTCCCACAGCGAGGACACATATCCAATCACCGTGGCATCTTCCTCGGCGCAAATAAAGTTTTCCCTCCCGTTGCGAGGACACATATCCAATCACCCCATTGATGAACTAGCCAATTATCTCAAAAGTCCAAACTGTTAGAAACGACTATGTTATATATTTTAATAATCTCCAACCGTGATCCCTAACCCGACATAACGAGATAGTTGCTATCCGCACGGCAAGAATGCTTGGCCAAACAACGACTCGTAAAAGGACCACGCACTGTGGATTTGTCCGTCTCGGCGTATTTTCACTCTAATTTTGCGCTGGTTTTAGGTCTAGCAGACTACTTGAGCGAGTATTTGTCTGCTCTAGGTCTTCTAGCTAGCTGCCTCTTCACTCTTCCGGCCGGCACCCCTGCCCATGCCCTAGTTCGATCCATGGATACCACGGTGCCTCCCACTTTGGCACATACCATAACGGACGCCGCTCTCATCTCCTTGAGGTCACAGGTAGCATCATTGTTGACACAACTATCACATTGAATTATTTAACGTTAAAAATGGAAATTACGTAAGGGCATGCCCAACGCACTGCCCTAGAGGTGCTGCTTCACACCTTTAGCtaggttcgggtggtccaaagtaggttcAGATGAGGAGGCAGTCTCCTCTTCAAGAAGTGGGATCTTCAGTCCTAAAAGCATGctttttggagagagaaagagatacatagtgtcatatttgtgggGTCTCTTCACTCTTTTTCCTAACTACAGTTGTAGCTTCCATTGGAGAGATAAAATTTAACATGTTGCTTCTTACAACTTTTTTACATGGAGCAGCTAGTTGTGTATgccaccattgctcatgccctaaATTTGCAAGGCTGCAAACCAAATATAGAGCGCCATTGGGACCGCTGGCAACCGCAAACTGACCTGGACCGCTTCACTATCCACCGAAAACCACAAGAAAATCTTACTAATAGCGGTCTAAAATGCGGTCCATGGTGTGGGAAAGAGACGAAACACATGAAATTTCCAGTCAATCTGCTAGCTCAGCCAAAATGGGTCCCCGGTGCGGCCCGTAAATCGACAGAACGAGACCGTTGCTATCCACACGTCAAGAATGCGAGGCGAAACGACGATTCGTAAAAGGACCACGCCCTGTGGATATGTCCGTCTCGGCGTATTTACACTCTAATTTTGCGCTGGTTTTAGGTCTAGCAGACTGCTCGAGCGAGTATCTGTCTGCTCTGACTCCTCCAGCTAGGTGCCTCTTCACTCTTCCCGCCGGCACCCGCGTCCATGCCCTAGTTCGATCCATGGATGCCATGGTGTCTCCCACTTTGCCGGAGACCATAACGGATGCCTCTCTCATGCCCGAGGTCACAGATACCACCCGTTGCCACAATTGCTGCATGGAATTATTTAACATCTAAAATATGGACATGGAAATTACATAAAATTACTTGGATGCGGGACCGTTGGGACCGTTGGCAACCGCAAACTGACCTGGACCGCTTCAGTATCCACCGAGTACCACAAAAAAATCTTACTAATAAATAGTTTAGCTGTCTAAAATGCGGTCCAGGGTGTAAAACAGAGGCGAGACACACAAAATTTCCTGCCAGCCAGCCTGCGAGCACAGCCAAAACGGATGAGTTGTATGTAGATTTGCGGCATGCGGTGTGTATAATCTAGCTCTTCCCATTGCGCAAATAGCAGTAAGAGTTTGCTTAATTTAGAGCCTCTACCATACTTAACCCTGCCCTGGTTAAGGTAAAAAAACCCACGCGGAAAACACAACAAACAcagcggcgccaccagcaccgctaATCCCATCCTGGCTCCTCGGTAACTTTTTGTCCCGCTCCCTGCCCTACCCTACCATCCTCCGCTTTATAAACCGCCCGCACCCCCCTCCTTTGACCTCCACATCGGCTCGCCGTCCTTGACATTCCGCCGCCGCCTTTCTCCGTCCACCCGTCCGGCAGATAATATACCCTCCCACAAGGCCGGCCGACGAGAGGAGCCCAGTACTTCCAGATAGATATATAGAGAGAGAGCGCCATCAACCTCTTGGGCATAATTATATCTTCACCGAGCGGCAATTGCTGGCCTCCCTCGCCCTATAATAATCCGGTAGGGGGTTGTTCCCTCCACGCTTGCTGTTGCCGTTCCTCCTCGCGGGCGGAAATGGCGGACGAGTTCGACGCCGCGGCCGCCGGCTTCTGGCTCCCGGACGAGTTCCTCGACGACGACTTCTTCGCCGACgagaaggccgccgccgccgccgccgccgccgccaggagcgacagcgacgaggaggacgCCCTCGTCGCCGGGCTCTCCCGCCGCATGGCCGGCCTCGACTGCGACGGCACCATTGCTAACAAGGTTGGTTGGTTGGTTCCACTGTTCGTGTTTCGGATCTCTGTTTTTTCTCGCTGTTTCCGTTTGGACCCATCTGATGAGGATTTGTTCTCCGAATTCCAGGGGGAGGTCGTGGCCGGGTCTCCGCAGTCCACGCTCTGCGGCCTGCAGGCCTCCGGGGAGGACAGCCCCACCGGCGGCGCCTCGCAGGTCAGCTCCCCGCCCTCGTCCCCGCTCGACAAGCAGCCCGCCGACCCGTGGGACCTGCTGCACGAGGCCGCCGGCCAGGTCGCCCGCCTGCCGCCCACCACCAGCAGCATCCCCGTCCCCAAGCCCAtctccgtcgcgccgccgccgccggcggcgaaGCCCTCCGCGCCGCTGCTCCCGGCCCCGAAGCCCGCCGCCGGCAGCAACTACCAGTACACCTCGCACGCCCAGCGCCAGGCGCAAATCGCTCGCGTAagttcctctccctctctctcatgCACCGTGATGTCCAACCGCTTCCGCTCCGTTTCTCCCGGTAGATGGGATTGTCCCTCCACCATCTCCTGACGCCCCGTGTGTTCCGCGTTTCAGTTCCACCTCCTGAAGCAGCAGCAGGTGATGAAGCACCAGCAGCTGGCCATGGCCATGGCGTGGGGCGGCGGCGCCGACTACTCGCCGCTCGGCCTGGGCCCGTCCGCCTGGCCGCCGCTGCAGAAGCAGGCCCCGAACCAGCAACCCGCGCCGCCCGCCTCCACCAACGCCGGCATGCGCGCCGTGTTCCTCACCCCGCCCGGCGCCAAGCGCGAGTGCGCCGGCACCGGCGTCTTCATCCCCCGCCAGGCCGGCGCACCAGCCGAGCCCAGGAAGAAACAAGGTGCGTGCAGCCGTCCGTCCTCTTCTCTCCCGCTCACGCTTCTTTTGCCTGCCTGCCTGCCTTGTTTTGCGCGCGGTGCCGTCCCCCGTCGTGTTTTTCGGCTAAAATTCCTGCGGTTCCAGGCTGCTCCAGCGTTCTCCTCCCGGCGCGCGTCGTCCAGGCGCTCAACCTCAATGTCGAGGACCTCGGCGCACGGCCCTGCTACCCCGGCGGATTCGTCGTTGATCACGGTAATTGATTGTAGTATTCCTCCTCAATTACTAGTACAATTAACAGCACTAATCATTTGAATGAATGGCCATTAATAGAATTTCGAATTCCTTGCAGAGGCACTGGTGAACCGGAGCAACGCGATGCAGGCGAGCCAGAGGCGCGAGCAGAACAATGTCAACTCTACATcagcggcggccgcggcggcgcaTTCTCCGCCGCTCGCCGTGGCCTGCGAGGTCAATCTGCCTCAGGAGTGGACGTACTGAGATGCGAATTGCGTCTCAGCCAACATGCATCTTCTGATCTCTCCACCCCGGTTACTATAATATCTAAGAAGCATATTTACAAACCTATTATTGGTAGCGCTAGGTAGATGTTAGCTAGAGGTAGGAGAAATGAGCAGCAGCGTTAGGTGTTCTTTTGTGTGGTGATATATTGGTTGGTTATTTTGGACCTGGATGGATGGGTGCAGACGAACAGATCGGAGGAAGATAATCCATGGGATCCGCAGGTTGTTGGGGGTGTGCGAGTTTGGGAAGAAATAAGTAATAAGTGGTTCTGATGATGAATAATTGGGAGTTATTATTTTGAGTAGCTAGCTATTTCTAGTTGTGTAAGCCATGATTGGGAGCATATCATCACATAAGTTTGGGAAGGTGTCGCTGTAAGAAAGAAATAAGAGCTTCATTGTTTCCATTAGCGCTTGGGAGGATTAGCTTTGTGGCAGCTCCACTCTTTTGTAGCCTTTTCAGCGTCTGTTGCTTCATGAATAAGGAACCCCCTCTTTGGTAACGAGACAAAGTGTGTGATTGTTGTTCGGTGCCTCTATGTTTAAGACATTTTTTTTCCTTCGCTTATACTGGATTGTTTTCTCCgatatttgtccatatgaaatTGGGTGAGCATTACCCGTAGCAGCTCACTCTCATTGGTGTACAAGCTGGAGGAACAGAGTGAGCGGGTGGTTGCACTCCAGACTCCTGCACTTGTTGTCTTGTTCCAGGTCGGCCGCAAAAAGTCCAATAACATGACGCGCGGTTGCTTAACCTGGTGGTCTCTCGCACCGTTCTTTATCCCTGGATCCAATGGGGATTAACGGGCCATCGGCTACCTCCCAAGAATCTTCTTCGGGCGGGCCCCGGTATCTTGCATCTCCCGCGGCTCGTGTCACCCTCTTGTTGACAGCGACGCATGTGTTAGCTCGATCTCCTGTAAATTTACGCCTCAATTATTCGGCAGACAGATCCACCTAGTTTGTTCTCTCCTTAAATTATCTCCCGGGGGGACGACTTGGTTGTGAATCTTCCATTGCATGGTCCCTGTCCACCCACGCCGGATCGCTGCGTGGAGATTCCATCATACTCCTACGCCGTATCTGTACTGTATCTGGATGGATGTATCCTGTCGTCCTGTTGCGCCCAGTCTTTTTCGCCGGGAGCTTTTGCTGCGGCCTCGGCTCTGACCTGGTCAATGTGCCGCCTTTCGTTCCGTTCCATGTTTGCACGGTCCAAACTCCAAAGCGACCTCCTCGGGACGGGTTCGGTCCGGATCAAAAGCGGCCGTGCCACATGTCGATACCTTGGAGCTGAATTTTCacactttccttttttttttcactagcgATGCCTTTGCAGCAAATCGGGAAAAAGGAGATGGTAAATTCGATTCGTATCTCTGGTTAAAGGTCAGTGAGTATGACACGATCAGACAATCACAATGATGCCTTCTCACACATGTACCTTTTCAGGATGAACTTTTATTTTGCTGTATATATTCTTGTTGTACTGCTTGAAGAGAGGGATATAATGTTTAGGCGCTTTCGGTTCTTTT
Coding sequences within it:
- the LOC127344448 gene encoding uncharacterized protein; this translates as MADEFDAAAAGFWLPDEFLDDDFFADEKAAAAAAAAARSDSDEEDALVAGLSRRMAGLDCDGTIANKGEVVAGSPQSTLCGLQASGEDSPTGGASQVSSPPSSPLDKQPADPWDLLHEAAGQVARLPPTTSSIPVPKPISVAPPPPAAKPSAPLLPAPKPAAGSNYQYTSHAQRQAQIARFHLLKQQQVMKHQQLAMAMAWGGGADYSPLGLGPSAWPPLQKQAPNQQPAPPASTNAGMRAVFLTPPGAKRECAGTGVFIPRQAGAPAEPRKKQGCSSVLLPARVVQALNLNVEDLGARPCYPGGFVVDHEALVNRSNAMQASQRREQNNVNSTSAAAAAAHSPPLAVACEVNLPQEWTY